A genomic window from Microbacterium sp. H1-D42 includes:
- a CDS encoding pyridoxamine 5'-phosphate oxidase family protein — translation MFTLDTNDTRDAKALGMLQSDLIGWITTVSAQGEPRSVPVWFYWDDTSIVVLTQPGTAKVTHLLAGSPVQFHLHAGGPYGDDVVIIDGDAEVAENGTAEWMLAHRDAYEQKYSAAIKDYGQSIDQIIDTFSTRITITPRRLRAW, via the coding sequence ATGTTCACGCTTGACACGAACGACACGCGAGATGCGAAGGCACTCGGCATGCTGCAGTCCGACCTGATCGGCTGGATCACCACGGTGAGCGCCCAGGGCGAACCTCGCTCAGTGCCGGTGTGGTTCTACTGGGACGACACGAGCATCGTGGTCCTCACCCAACCGGGCACCGCGAAGGTGACCCACCTGCTCGCCGGGTCGCCCGTGCAGTTCCATCTGCACGCCGGCGGACCGTACGGCGACGACGTGGTGATCATCGACGGTGACGCCGAGGTGGCCGAGAACGGCACAGCGGAGTGGATGCTGGCGCACCGCGACGCCTACGAGCAGAAGTACTCGGCTGCGATCAAGGACTACGGGCAGAGCATCGATCAGATCATCGACACCTTCTCGACGCGGATCACCATCACTCCGCGCCGTCTGCGCGCATGGTGA
- a CDS encoding DUF1992 domain-containing protein translates to MSDAMSEAARYRARQAAGETESSDADAKAPMVLNAQNKAEFVETAIQIAIRQGQFDNLPGAGKPLEGLGTHHDPDWWIRRKIESENLSGLGPPALMLRTEDRALDGELDQLGREDDVRTVVEDFNRRVIEARRQLSGGPPVVTKTRDVDAEIDAWRARRASDPARGHEAAGAAEGAEKPRTGWLRRRSQSRRP, encoded by the coding sequence ATGTCAGATGCGATGAGCGAGGCGGCCCGGTATCGCGCGCGGCAGGCAGCGGGTGAGACGGAGTCGTCGGATGCTGATGCCAAGGCGCCCATGGTGTTGAACGCGCAGAACAAGGCGGAGTTCGTCGAGACGGCGATCCAGATCGCGATCCGCCAGGGCCAGTTCGATAATCTGCCCGGCGCGGGCAAGCCGCTGGAAGGGCTCGGCACCCATCACGACCCGGACTGGTGGATTCGCCGCAAGATCGAATCCGAGAACCTGTCGGGGCTCGGCCCGCCGGCGCTGATGCTGCGGACTGAGGATCGCGCGCTCGACGGTGAGCTCGACCAACTCGGCCGCGAAGACGATGTGCGCACGGTTGTGGAGGACTTCAACCGCCGAGTCATCGAGGCGCGTCGGCAGCTCAGCGGAGGCCCACCCGTGGTCACGAAGACGCGTGACGTGGATGCTGAGATCGACGCCTGGAGAGCTCGTCGGGCATCCGATCCCGCCCGCGGGCACGAGGCCGCAGGCGCGGCCGAAGGCGCCGAGAAACCGCGCACCGGATGGCTGCGCCGTCGCTCGCAGTCACGACGACCGTAA
- a CDS encoding lipase family protein — translation MNSLLRFAERLPRPVIVVIAIAAIGIGIALAIRPTTALGVLALLIGAGLVLAGVLEAVSPAVAGERIRMLLAGALIAGGIFVLVAPGLTVRALAIVVGVTLIVRGMIGVSAIIGGRNLSLDRRVAEVLLGVAGITFGVLAMIWPDITLLVVAVVFGASLALFGAGVLIRMMLARRQRKQTSDHKPESLSRRWFRTIGAVCAIALAAGAVVVSVTLREGSPVVDDFYAAPRTVPERPGQLIRAEEFTRDIPENATAWRILYTTTHADGSSAVASGIVVVPDVGEQHPVIAWHHGTTGYSPACAPSLASAPFESGALFVTDAIIDRGWALVATDYVGLGTEGPHPYLIGDDSARAELDAVRAARQLSDAEIGDQTVAWGHSQGGAASLWSAAIAEDYAPDVPLEGAVALAPASDLPALVANLGDVAGGSVFASFLITAYSKIYPDVRFADYVRPGAEVTVRQMATRCLAEPAMLVSVLTMLALKDDPDIISRDPASGPLGERLEQNVPPASSAVPVLLGQGEVDDLVLFDMQSAFAQRMCAEGAPIDFRSYPGRDHLSLVQVGSDAIDDAFAWTDDRFAGVAVADACGV, via the coding sequence GTGAACTCACTGCTCCGATTCGCCGAGCGCCTGCCACGGCCCGTCATCGTCGTGATCGCCATCGCGGCCATCGGAATCGGCATCGCGCTGGCTATCCGTCCCACCACGGCGCTTGGCGTGCTGGCACTGCTCATCGGCGCGGGTCTCGTGCTCGCCGGCGTGCTCGAGGCCGTGTCGCCTGCCGTCGCCGGCGAGAGGATTCGGATGCTGCTCGCCGGGGCCCTGATCGCCGGGGGCATCTTCGTGCTCGTGGCGCCTGGGCTCACGGTGCGCGCTCTCGCGATCGTCGTCGGTGTGACTCTGATCGTGCGCGGCATGATCGGGGTGAGCGCGATCATCGGCGGGCGGAATCTGTCGCTCGATCGTCGAGTTGCCGAGGTGCTGCTCGGCGTCGCCGGCATCACGTTCGGCGTTCTGGCGATGATCTGGCCCGACATCACGCTGCTCGTCGTCGCGGTGGTGTTCGGAGCATCACTTGCGCTGTTCGGCGCCGGCGTGCTGATCCGGATGATGCTCGCCCGTCGACAGAGGAAGCAGACATCAGACCACAAGCCCGAGTCGCTGTCACGTCGCTGGTTCCGCACGATCGGCGCCGTCTGCGCGATCGCCCTCGCCGCCGGAGCGGTCGTCGTCAGCGTCACGCTGCGGGAGGGGAGTCCCGTGGTCGATGACTTCTATGCCGCACCGCGGACGGTGCCCGAGCGGCCTGGGCAGCTGATCCGCGCGGAGGAGTTCACCCGCGACATCCCCGAGAATGCGACCGCCTGGCGGATCCTCTACACGACAACCCACGCTGACGGCAGCTCCGCAGTGGCGAGTGGGATCGTCGTCGTGCCGGATGTCGGTGAGCAGCATCCGGTCATCGCCTGGCACCACGGCACCACGGGGTACAGCCCCGCGTGTGCGCCGTCACTGGCATCCGCTCCGTTCGAATCGGGCGCGCTGTTCGTGACCGACGCGATCATCGATCGCGGCTGGGCGCTCGTCGCCACCGACTACGTCGGGCTTGGAACCGAGGGTCCGCACCCGTACCTGATCGGCGACGACAGTGCCCGCGCGGAGCTCGACGCGGTGCGCGCCGCGCGTCAGCTCTCGGATGCTGAGATCGGCGATCAGACCGTGGCGTGGGGTCACTCGCAGGGTGGGGCGGCGTCCCTGTGGTCGGCTGCGATCGCTGAGGACTATGCGCCAGACGTGCCGCTGGAAGGTGCGGTGGCGCTGGCGCCGGCGAGCGACCTGCCGGCCCTCGTCGCCAACCTGGGCGACGTCGCCGGCGGCAGTGTGTTCGCCTCGTTCTTGATCACCGCGTACAGCAAGATCTATCCCGACGTGAGGTTCGCCGACTATGTGCGGCCCGGCGCTGAGGTGACGGTGCGTCAGATGGCGACGCGCTGCCTCGCCGAGCCCGCCATGCTCGTCTCGGTGCTCACGATGCTGGCGCTGAAGGACGACCCTGACATCATCTCGCGTGACCCGGCATCCGGCCCGCTCGGCGAGCGGCTCGAGCAGAACGTGCCGCCCGCCTCATCGGCGGTCCCGGTGCTGCTCGGACAGGGTGAGGTCGATGATCTCGTGCTCTTCGACATGCAGTCGGCGTTCGCGCAGCGCATGTGCGCGGAGGGAGCGCCGATCGACTTCCGTTCCTACCCCGGGCGCGATCATCTTTCGCTCGTGCAGGTGGGGTCGGATGCTATCGACGACGCATTCGCGTGGACGGACGACCGCTTCGCCGGGGTGGCCGTGGCCGATGCCTGCGGCGTGTGA
- a CDS encoding M13-type metalloendopeptidase, translating to MTDVLPSGLAVSEFNPSIRPQDDLYRHVNGTWLEAAEIPADKARWGSFHLLAEQAEKDVHAIIEESQTAEPGTLARKVGDLFSSFMDTDGIAAVGTAPLVDLLAKVDAIDGIPAFLSTVGTLDRDGVAALIGAFIEPDPGNPERYVPFVVQAGLSLPDESYYRLDNFADTRAAYRAHLERLLALASIDDAAGNADRAFALEHEIAGHHWDNVASRDAVKTYNLKTWDEFQQLVGVDLAPWRDAVSSANPDSFADLVVYQPSFFEGLGALLVEDRLDDWKAWLRAKVVHGVAAYLTDDFIDENFSFYGTELTGTPSIRERWKRGVSLVEGSLGDAVGKIYVERHFPAASKVAMDELVANLIEAYRQSIETLEWMSPETRQKALAKLAAFRPKIGHPDVWRDYESIEISASDLIGNARRATQFEHDRQINKVGQPIDRDEWHMPPQMVNAYYNPLMNEIVFPAAILQYPFFDANRDAAANYGGIGAVIGHEIGHGFDDQGSRYDGDGRLQDWWTDADRAAFEERTKALIAQYDALTPLGLSDEHRVNGALTIGENIGDLGGLGIALKAYELSLDGAEAAVIDGYTGVQRLLLSWAQVWQQKSRDAETIRLLTIDPHSPNEFRCNQILSNVDAFYTAFDVNEGDALYLPEGDRVTIW from the coding sequence ATGACTGACGTTCTGCCCTCCGGCCTTGCCGTCTCGGAGTTCAACCCCTCCATCCGTCCGCAGGACGACCTCTACCGCCACGTGAACGGCACGTGGCTCGAGGCCGCCGAGATCCCCGCCGACAAGGCGCGCTGGGGCTCGTTCCACCTCCTTGCCGAACAGGCCGAGAAGGACGTTCACGCGATCATCGAAGAGTCGCAGACGGCCGAGCCCGGCACTCTCGCCCGCAAGGTCGGTGACCTGTTCAGCAGCTTCATGGACACCGACGGCATCGCCGCCGTCGGCACCGCACCGCTGGTCGACCTGCTCGCCAAGGTCGATGCCATTGACGGCATCCCCGCCTTCCTCTCCACCGTCGGCACGCTCGACCGTGACGGCGTCGCCGCGCTGATCGGCGCGTTCATCGAGCCCGACCCCGGCAACCCCGAGCGCTACGTGCCGTTCGTGGTGCAGGCAGGTCTCTCGCTGCCCGACGAGAGCTACTACCGTCTCGACAACTTCGCAGACACCCGCGCCGCCTACCGCGCACACCTCGAGCGGCTGCTGGCACTGGCATCCATCGACGATGCCGCTGGCAACGCCGACCGCGCCTTCGCGCTCGAGCACGAGATCGCCGGCCACCACTGGGACAACGTCGCCTCCCGCGATGCGGTGAAGACCTACAACCTCAAGACGTGGGACGAGTTCCAGCAGCTCGTCGGCGTCGACCTCGCCCCGTGGCGGGATGCTGTCTCGTCGGCCAACCCCGACTCGTTCGCCGACCTCGTCGTGTACCAGCCCAGCTTCTTCGAGGGACTCGGCGCACTGCTGGTCGAAGACCGCCTCGACGACTGGAAGGCATGGCTGCGCGCCAAGGTCGTGCACGGCGTGGCCGCGTACCTCACCGACGACTTCATCGACGAGAACTTCTCGTTCTACGGCACCGAGCTCACCGGCACCCCGAGCATCCGCGAGCGCTGGAAGCGCGGCGTCTCGCTCGTCGAGGGATCGCTCGGCGACGCGGTCGGCAAGATCTACGTCGAGCGGCACTTCCCTGCCGCCTCGAAGGTCGCCATGGATGAGCTGGTCGCCAACCTCATCGAGGCCTACCGGCAGAGCATCGAGACGCTCGAGTGGATGAGCCCGGAGACCCGTCAGAAGGCGCTCGCCAAGCTCGCGGCCTTCCGTCCGAAGATCGGCCACCCCGATGTGTGGCGCGACTACGAGAGCATCGAGATCTCAGCATCCGACCTCATCGGCAACGCGCGCCGCGCGACCCAGTTCGAACACGACCGTCAGATCAACAAGGTCGGTCAGCCGATCGACCGTGACGAGTGGCACATGCCGCCGCAGATGGTCAACGCGTACTACAACCCGCTGATGAACGAGATCGTCTTCCCCGCGGCCATCCTGCAGTACCCGTTCTTCGACGCGAACCGCGATGCGGCCGCCAACTACGGCGGCATCGGCGCGGTGATCGGTCACGAGATCGGCCATGGCTTCGATGACCAGGGCAGCCGCTACGACGGCGACGGCCGTCTGCAGGACTGGTGGACGGACGCTGACCGCGCCGCCTTCGAAGAGCGCACCAAGGCACTCATCGCCCAGTACGACGCGCTCACCCCGCTCGGCCTCAGCGACGAGCACCGGGTCAACGGTGCACTGACGATCGGCGAGAACATCGGCGACCTCGGCGGCCTCGGCATCGCGCTCAAGGCGTACGAGCTGTCGCTCGACGGCGCCGAGGCTGCGGTGATCGACGGCTACACCGGAGTGCAGCGACTGCTGCTGAGCTGGGCACAGGTGTGGCAGCAGAAGAGCCGCGATGCCGAGACGATTCGCCTGCTCACGATCGACCCGCACTCGCCGAACGAGTTCCGCTGCAACCAGATCCTCAGCAACGTCGATGCCTTTTACACCGCTTTCGATGTGAACGAGGGCGACGCGCTGTACCTGCCCGAGGGGGATCGCGTCACGATCTGGTGA
- a CDS encoding serine hydrolase: MGRRSFSSSLRALEELAQSGAQVSVHVADLDSGDVVLSGDDHVALPIAGLGVVPVLVETAAGLDVGRIDPLQIVDRVRAHFVTGSGLWRSLRAPALPMIDLAVLAAAAGDPNAANTLLDVVGHDQVRARMVSLGMPRSAVLDRFRDKRGPDDAPHVAVGTTREFAGLFAALVNSTVVNAAVSAQVSEWLSLNHDLSLVAAATGLDPFAHEQDAHGLLFINKTGRDRGVRAEAGVLAGPRAGVAYALTVCFDDLSINHRLRAHEAFRILGTDLMEYVH, translated from the coding sequence GTGGGTCGCCGCTCGTTCAGTTCGAGCCTGCGCGCGCTGGAAGAGCTTGCGCAGTCCGGAGCCCAGGTCTCGGTCCACGTCGCCGACCTCGACAGCGGCGATGTCGTGCTCTCCGGCGACGACCACGTCGCGCTCCCCATCGCCGGGCTCGGTGTGGTGCCTGTTCTCGTCGAAACCGCAGCCGGCCTCGACGTCGGCCGGATCGATCCGCTGCAGATCGTAGACCGGGTGCGGGCGCATTTCGTCACCGGTTCGGGCCTGTGGCGCAGTCTGCGCGCCCCTGCGCTGCCGATGATCGACCTCGCCGTCCTCGCCGCTGCGGCCGGGGATCCGAACGCTGCCAACACCCTGCTCGACGTCGTCGGACATGACCAGGTGCGCGCGCGCATGGTCAGCCTCGGGATGCCCCGGAGTGCCGTGCTCGATCGGTTCCGCGACAAGCGCGGCCCGGACGACGCCCCGCACGTCGCCGTCGGCACGACCCGCGAGTTCGCCGGCCTGTTCGCCGCGCTGGTGAACTCCACGGTCGTCAACGCCGCCGTCAGCGCGCAGGTGTCGGAGTGGCTGAGCCTGAACCATGACCTCAGCCTGGTCGCCGCGGCCACCGGGCTGGATCCGTTCGCGCATGAGCAAGACGCGCACGGGCTGCTGTTCATCAACAAGACCGGCCGCGACCGGGGCGTGCGCGCCGAGGCCGGTGTGCTCGCCGGACCCCGCGCCGGCGTCGCCTACGCGCTCACGGTCTGCTTCGACGATCTGTCGATCAACCACCGCCTGCGTGCACATGAGGCGTTCCGCATCCTCGGCACCGACCTGATGGAGTACGTGCACTGA
- a CDS encoding MFS transporter, producing MGNADDRARKRLTRTPPPAAIVAVLAFVGLCSAFMFTLVVPLQADLPHLLNASREDTSWVVTITLLVAAVATPISGRLGDMYGKKRVVIVLLIILIVGSVIAAMSTSIVGVIIGRGLQGATTGVVPLGIAIMRDVLKPERLGTAVALMSATMGVGGAIGMPVAAYLAANADWHALFWLAAGLGLIGAVLVVLVVPADVLLSPGKLDIVGAIGLAIGLTGLLLYVSRGAEWGWTAPASLAMLIGGIVVLVLWSWYQLKAKDPLLDLRVAVRPAVLFTNVAAICMGFALFASNVTFPQLLELPVETGSGLGLDVFSAALVVATSGVVMMVISPLSGFLERTVGPRPLFTVGTAAIVLAYAFVLLWSTEVWHLIVANLLIGVGIGFSFAAMPMIIMRAVPAHETGASNGLNALFRSVGTSTASAVMGGVLASMSTQVDGVAIPTRDAFEFSFWLAIAAGILAFVLTFFIPRHPHSEQRPALRD from the coding sequence ATGGGCAATGCGGATGACAGGGCAAGAAAGCGCCTGACGCGCACACCTCCTCCCGCAGCGATCGTCGCGGTGCTCGCCTTCGTCGGGTTGTGCTCGGCGTTCATGTTCACGCTGGTCGTGCCGCTGCAGGCCGACCTTCCCCATCTGCTGAACGCCTCGCGCGAGGACACCAGCTGGGTCGTCACGATCACCCTGCTCGTCGCCGCCGTCGCCACCCCGATCTCGGGGCGCCTCGGCGACATGTACGGCAAGAAGCGCGTGGTCATCGTGCTGCTGATCATCCTGATCGTCGGGTCGGTGATCGCGGCGATGTCGACCTCGATCGTCGGCGTCATCATCGGTCGCGGCCTGCAGGGTGCGACGACCGGCGTGGTGCCGCTCGGCATCGCGATCATGCGCGATGTGCTCAAGCCCGAGCGCCTCGGCACCGCGGTGGCGCTGATGAGCGCGACGATGGGCGTCGGCGGCGCGATCGGGATGCCAGTGGCGGCCTACCTGGCTGCGAACGCCGACTGGCACGCGCTGTTCTGGCTCGCCGCCGGGCTCGGCCTGATCGGCGCCGTGCTCGTGGTGCTGGTCGTGCCGGCGGATGTGCTGCTTTCCCCTGGCAAGCTCGATATCGTCGGCGCGATCGGACTGGCGATCGGTCTGACCGGACTGCTGCTGTACGTATCGCGCGGCGCGGAATGGGGCTGGACGGCCCCGGCCTCGCTGGCCATGCTGATCGGCGGCATCGTCGTGCTGGTGCTGTGGAGCTGGTACCAGCTGAAGGCCAAGGATCCGCTGCTCGACCTGCGCGTCGCCGTGCGCCCAGCGGTGCTGTTCACCAACGTCGCGGCGATCTGCATGGGCTTCGCACTGTTCGCGTCGAACGTGACCTTCCCGCAGCTGCTCGAGCTTCCGGTCGAGACCGGGTCGGGGCTCGGACTCGACGTGTTCTCCGCCGCGCTGGTCGTGGCCACCTCCGGCGTCGTGATGATGGTGATCTCGCCCCTGTCGGGGTTCCTCGAGCGCACGGTCGGGCCGCGCCCGCTGTTCACCGTCGGCACCGCCGCGATCGTCCTCGCCTACGCGTTCGTGCTGCTGTGGTCGACCGAGGTCTGGCACCTGATCGTGGCCAACCTGCTGATCGGCGTCGGCATCGGCTTCTCGTTCGCGGCCATGCCGATGATCATCATGCGCGCCGTGCCCGCCCACGAGACCGGCGCGTCGAACGGTCTGAACGCGCTGTTCCGCTCGGTGGGCACGTCGACGGCCTCCGCGGTCATGGGCGGCGTGCTGGCTTCGATGAGCACGCAGGTCGACGGCGTCGCGATCCCCACCCGCGACGCCTTCGAGTTCTCGTTCTGGCTGGCGATCGCGGCGGGCATCCTCGCCTTCGTGCTGACGTTCTTCATCCCGCGGCATCCGCACTCCGAGCAGCGCCCGGCGCTGCGCGACTGA
- a CDS encoding MarR family transcriptional regulator: MEHTDATALQAWDSYQRMRARLAARIARELTAASGLSEADYEILGALSRSDAPLRPVALGCDLEWEKSRLSHQLRRMEQRGLITRDTCIEDGRGQEIALTQAGRAAHAKAKTAYDEAVCRYVTKTLSDEQITQLHGIAETVLPHLDD; this comes from the coding sequence ATGGAACACACCGACGCCACCGCGCTGCAGGCCTGGGACTCGTACCAGCGCATGCGGGCACGGCTCGCCGCCCGCATCGCGCGCGAGCTGACGGCGGCGTCCGGGCTCTCCGAGGCGGATTACGAGATCCTCGGCGCACTGTCGCGATCGGATGCCCCGCTGCGGCCGGTCGCACTCGGCTGCGATCTGGAGTGGGAGAAGAGCCGCCTCTCACACCAGCTGCGTCGCATGGAGCAGCGCGGACTCATCACCCGAGACACCTGCATCGAAGACGGCCGAGGGCAGGAGATCGCACTCACCCAGGCCGGCCGCGCCGCGCACGCGAAGGCCAAGACCGCCTACGACGAGGCCGTGTGCCGCTACGTCACGAAGACCCTCAGCGACGAGCAGATCACCCAGTTGCACGGGATCGCCGAGACTGTGCTTCCGCACCTCGACGACTGA
- a CDS encoding NAD(P)-binding domain-containing protein encodes MGDKPVLTKIAVLGVGRVGTAVARTAMQAGLAVNVAASKGAEEIALIAEIITPGAVAMTAADAVADVDLVVLAVPLHKFRTVDPRMLDGKIVIDAMNHWHDVDGPLEDVTGDPRSTSEIVASHLAGARIVKALNHIGYHELEEDARRDIASGAEGRGLESRRALAYATDDADAAAATHELLDRFGFEPVFAGALASGIAFESGTDIFNDSFDAVGMRAALADAGIPALVAA; translated from the coding sequence GTGGGGGACAAGCCCGTGCTGACGAAGATCGCCGTTCTCGGAGTGGGCCGCGTCGGCACCGCCGTCGCGCGCACCGCAATGCAGGCTGGGTTGGCTGTCAACGTCGCCGCTTCCAAGGGCGCCGAGGAGATCGCGCTGATCGCCGAGATCATCACGCCGGGCGCGGTCGCGATGACCGCGGCGGATGCTGTCGCCGACGTCGACCTGGTGGTGCTGGCCGTTCCGCTGCACAAGTTCCGTACCGTCGACCCGCGCATGCTCGACGGCAAGATCGTCATCGACGCCATGAACCACTGGCACGACGTCGACGGCCCGCTCGAGGACGTCACCGGCGACCCCCGGAGCACATCCGAGATCGTCGCCTCGCACCTGGCGGGCGCGCGCATCGTGAAGGCGCTGAACCACATCGGGTACCACGAGCTCGAAGAGGACGCGCGGCGCGACATCGCATCGGGCGCCGAGGGGCGCGGGCTTGAGAGCCGCCGTGCTCTCGCGTACGCGACCGACGATGCGGATGCTGCCGCAGCGACCCATGAGCTGCTGGACCGGTTCGGATTCGAGCCCGTGTTCGCCGGCGCACTGGCATCCGGAATCGCCTTCGAATCCGGCACCGACATCTTCAACGACAGCTTCGACGCCGTCGGCATGCGCGCTGCGCTCGCCGACGCGGGCATCCCCGCGCTCGTCGCGGCCTGA
- a CDS encoding LLM class flavin-dependent oxidoreductase — MQLGAYSFGDTPRDADGTLGSTSDAIRNLFDAIVHADQHGLDYFGVGEHHTLDMPASSPGAMIAAAAGATKNIILGSGVSVISTDDPIRVFQQFATADAVSGGRVEITAGRGSSVESFPLFGYDLADYDRLYEEKLELLRAANDAGSDARVTWSGTVRAPIDGLEVVPRPVRGRLPIWVGTGGSAPSSMRAGRLGMPVSYGIIGGAPARFAPLVDLYRRTAASAGHAGDEIRVSVAALGLIAPTKQEALDRFYPGWHAMNMSMVEKRGWPAPQTEHFLAQAHGAGAYYVGDPDDVAERIADLHGHLGHMRHFLQMDFGGLPQEHLLESIELLATEVKPRVERLLAAK, encoded by the coding sequence ATGCAACTCGGCGCCTACAGCTTCGGCGACACCCCGCGCGACGCGGATGGCACACTCGGCAGCACGTCCGACGCGATCCGCAACCTCTTCGACGCGATCGTGCACGCCGACCAGCACGGCCTGGATTACTTCGGCGTCGGTGAGCACCACACGCTCGACATGCCTGCGTCGTCGCCGGGCGCGATGATCGCCGCGGCGGCGGGGGCCACGAAGAACATCATCCTCGGCAGCGGCGTCTCGGTGATCAGCACCGATGACCCGATCCGGGTGTTCCAGCAGTTCGCGACCGCAGACGCCGTCTCGGGCGGGCGCGTCGAGATCACGGCGGGACGCGGCTCGTCGGTCGAGTCGTTCCCGCTGTTCGGCTACGACCTCGCCGACTACGACCGCCTGTACGAGGAGAAGCTCGAGCTGCTGCGCGCGGCGAACGATGCAGGATCCGATGCCCGTGTGACCTGGTCGGGCACAGTGCGCGCACCGATCGACGGTCTGGAGGTCGTGCCGCGCCCGGTGCGCGGACGCCTGCCGATCTGGGTCGGCACCGGCGGCAGCGCGCCGTCGAGCATGCGCGCAGGGCGACTCGGCATGCCCGTGTCGTACGGCATCATCGGCGGAGCGCCGGCGCGCTTCGCGCCCCTCGTCGACCTGTACCGGCGGACCGCGGCTTCTGCGGGTCATGCCGGGGATGAGATCCGCGTCTCGGTGGCCGCTCTCGGGCTGATTGCACCGACCAAGCAGGAGGCGCTGGACCGCTTCTACCCGGGGTGGCACGCCATGAACATGTCGATGGTCGAGAAGCGGGGCTGGCCGGCACCGCAGACCGAGCACTTCCTCGCCCAGGCGCACGGCGCCGGCGCGTACTACGTCGGCGACCCGGATGACGTGGCCGAGCGGATCGCAGATCTGCACGGACACCTCGGTCACATGCGGCACTTCCTGCAGATGGACTTCGGCGGCCTGCCGCAGGAGCACTTGCTCGAGTCAATCGAGCTGCTGGCCACCGAGGTCAAGCCCCGCGTGGAGCGCCTGCTGGCCGCCAAATAA
- a CDS encoding alpha-hydroxy-acid oxidizing protein, which translates to MSNVAPNDPAAARGISRRTQSDIYRAGISGALPAVPIDAQKLDAAAEAALTKEAYAYIAGGAGGEATMRANRAAFDRWQVWPRPLHDVATRDLSVEFLGRTRPTPLLLAPLGVMELAHPEADLAVARAAASAGVPYAISNQASFPMERIAQAAPGAARLFQLYWSASDELNASLLGRAEASGCEAIVVTLDTHLLGWRTRDLDLAYLPFTRGMGIAQYTSDPVFQQLVKDRASAPAAGGDAVKVTPKTIAAGVSIARKGAALTGSRSLRDNLRSPLPRTAVETFLDVFSTPRLTWDDLANAREWTSLPIILKGIVHPDDAERAVDAGLDGVWISNHGGRQIDRSVPTLDVLPEIAEKVAGRVPVVFDSGVRGGADAAIALALGADLVALGRPYAYGLGIAGEAGVREVIRNVLAELDITLGLAGLTSAGELDRDALRAV; encoded by the coding sequence ATGAGCAATGTGGCTCCGAACGACCCGGCGGCCGCGCGAGGCATCTCGCGCCGCACGCAGTCCGATATCTACCGCGCAGGCATCAGCGGTGCCCTTCCGGCGGTGCCAATCGACGCGCAGAAGCTGGATGCTGCCGCCGAAGCAGCCCTGACGAAAGAGGCGTACGCCTACATCGCCGGTGGCGCCGGTGGCGAGGCCACGATGAGAGCCAACCGCGCGGCGTTCGACCGCTGGCAGGTGTGGCCAAGGCCGCTGCACGATGTGGCCACCCGCGACCTGTCGGTCGAGTTCCTCGGACGCACCAGGCCCACGCCGCTGCTGCTGGCACCGCTGGGGGTCATGGAGCTTGCGCACCCTGAGGCCGATCTCGCCGTCGCGCGGGCGGCAGCATCCGCCGGCGTTCCCTACGCGATCTCGAATCAGGCATCCTTCCCGATGGAGCGCATCGCGCAGGCCGCCCCTGGCGCTGCGCGCCTCTTCCAGCTGTACTGGTCAGCATCCGACGAGCTCAACGCATCCCTCCTCGGCCGCGCCGAGGCATCAGGATGCGAGGCGATCGTCGTCACACTCGACACGCACCTGCTCGGCTGGCGCACGCGCGATCTCGACCTCGCGTACCTGCCGTTCACGCGCGGGATGGGCATCGCGCAGTACACCAGCGACCCGGTGTTCCAGCAGCTGGTCAAGGACCGGGCATCCGCTCCCGCCGCCGGCGGCGACGCCGTCAAGGTGACGCCGAAGACGATCGCCGCGGGCGTCTCGATCGCACGCAAAGGCGCGGCGCTGACCGGCAGCCGCAGCCTGCGCGACAACCTGCGCTCGCCGCTGCCTCGCACCGCCGTCGAGACGTTCCTCGACGTGTTCTCCACACCGAGGCTCACCTGGGACGACCTCGCGAACGCGCGCGAGTGGACGTCGCTGCCGATCATCCTGAAGGGCATCGTGCATCCCGACGACGCCGAGCGCGCAGTGGATGCCGGACTCGACGGAGTCTGGATCTCGAACCACGGCGGCCGGCAGATCGACCGCTCGGTGCCGACGCTCGACGTGCTGCCCGAGATCGCCGAGAAGGTCGCCGGGCGGGTTCCGGTGGTGTTCGATTCTGGCGTACGCGGCGGAGCGGATGCTGCCATCGCCCTCGCTCTGGGAGCCGATCTGGTCGCACTCGGGCGTCCATACGCCTATGGGCTCGGCATCGCAGGGGAGGCCGGCGTTCGCGAGGTGATCCGCAATGTGCTCGCAGAGCTCGACATCACGCTGGGTCTGGCCGGGTTGACATCGGCGGGGGAGCTGGATCGCGACGCGCTGCGCGCGGTGTGA